From Levilactobacillus zymae, a single genomic window includes:
- a CDS encoding ArgR family transcriptional regulator — protein sequence MKKHERQQLLKRLLTTREIERQEDFVSLLAAEGIHVTQATISRDIKEMQLVKLPAESGGYRYSLPVQKKVDTQKKLQRTLRNAYVSFAVQDQFTILKVLPGNGPVIASLLDQMRYDFVFGTVGDDGTVLTICVSHQGALQLEKTIDRMLAD from the coding sequence ATGAAGAAACACGAACGACAGCAGTTGTTGAAACGGTTGTTGACGACACGGGAGATCGAGCGCCAGGAAGACTTTGTCAGTCTGCTGGCCGCGGAGGGCATTCACGTCACCCAAGCGACGATCTCACGGGACATCAAAGAAATGCAACTGGTTAAACTCCCGGCCGAATCCGGAGGTTATCGTTACAGCTTGCCGGTACAAAAGAAAGTTGATACGCAAAAAAAGTTGCAACGAACCTTACGCAACGCCTACGTCTCCTTTGCCGTTCAGGATCAGTTCACAATTCTGAAGGTCCTGCCCGGCAACGGACCGGTAATTGCGTCACTGCTGGATCAGATGCGTTACGACTTTGTCTTCGGCACGGTCGGAGACGACGGCACAGTTTTGACGATTTGTGTTTCCCATCAGGGTGCCTTACAATTGGAAAAGACGATTGACCGCATGCTTGCGGATTAA
- a CDS encoding TlyA family RNA methyltransferase has protein sequence MKKKRVADLLVEQGLYDNLDDAKRAVMAGEILGNNEERLDKPGSLVPIDTELHRKGHPLPYVSRGGFKLAKALEVFGIDVTDRVVLDIGSSTGGFTDVMLQNGAKLSYALDVGSNQLVWKLRQDPRVIVMEHTNFRYSKLSDFTHGQPTFASIDVSFISLKMILPPLKAILKVGGDVAALIKPQFEADRDQVGAHGIVRDRAVHLAVVQAIIDFALQTGYSVLGLDFSPIKGGEGNIEFLIHLRSVDKDAVCAHTVSVEQTVTAAYERLKQ, from the coding sequence ATGAAAAAGAAACGAGTTGCGGATTTATTAGTGGAACAGGGCCTATACGATAATCTCGATGACGCCAAACGAGCCGTCATGGCCGGCGAAATTCTGGGCAATAACGAAGAGCGGCTGGACAAGCCGGGGTCGTTGGTGCCCATCGACACGGAACTGCACCGCAAGGGTCACCCGTTGCCCTACGTGTCGCGGGGTGGGTTCAAGCTGGCCAAGGCCCTCGAGGTCTTTGGCATCGACGTGACTGATCGGGTGGTTTTAGATATCGGATCGTCAACGGGGGGCTTTACCGACGTGATGCTCCAAAACGGCGCGAAATTGAGTTATGCGCTGGACGTCGGCAGCAACCAGTTGGTCTGGAAGCTCCGACAGGACCCCCGGGTCATCGTGATGGAGCATACCAATTTTCGGTATAGTAAGTTGAGCGACTTTACTCACGGTCAACCGACGTTTGCCTCAATCGACGTCTCATTTATTTCGTTAAAAATGATTTTGCCACCGCTCAAGGCCATTCTCAAGGTCGGCGGCGACGTGGCCGCACTGATCAAGCCCCAATTCGAGGCGGATCGTGACCAAGTTGGTGCCCACGGGATCGTGCGAGACCGCGCCGTCCATCTCGCGGTAGTCCAGGCGATTATCGACTTTGCCTTGCAGACCGGCTATAGTGTTTTGGGATTAGATTTCTCACCCATTAAGGGGGGCGAAGGCAACATCGAGTTTTTGATTCACTTGCGATCGGTTGATAAAGATGCAGTTTGTGCGCATACGGTTTCGGTAGAACAGACCGTAACGGCAGCCTATGAGCGCCTAAAACAATAG
- a CDS encoding farnesyl diphosphate synthase, with amino-acid sequence MPSKARQRLSDFEHLWVPRLNAPLAVAVKEDTTDARLADAMTYSLLAGGKRLRPLLTVATLTTVGGTFDEARDWRPVMALELLHTYSLIHDDLPAMDNDPLRRGEPTNHMKFGAGMATLAGDGLLTLAFQWLTATALPANVQAALVKGLAHAAGPNGMVAGQARDIQSEHVDLPLAQLRTLHKEKTGALLHYAVQAGLILGQVPPAQWVPYLRFADAFGLAFQIYDDILDVVATPAELGKATQKDAGEAKNTYPGKLGLTGANQALIDTIAAGQAALADLPADQDATLLAAFFSYFKTDRVQK; translated from the coding sequence ATGCCAAGTAAGGCGCGTCAACGACTCAGTGACTTTGAACACCTCTGGGTGCCACGGTTAAACGCCCCGTTGGCGGTCGCCGTTAAGGAAGACACCACGGACGCCCGGTTAGCCGATGCGATGACCTATTCGCTCTTGGCGGGGGGCAAACGGTTACGGCCGTTACTCACGGTGGCGACGTTGACTACCGTGGGTGGCACGTTTGATGAGGCGCGCGACTGGCGGCCCGTGATGGCCTTGGAGCTGCTCCACACCTATTCGCTGATTCACGACGACCTGCCCGCCATGGATAACGATCCGTTGCGGCGGGGGGAACCCACCAACCACATGAAGTTTGGGGCGGGGATGGCGACCTTGGCCGGCGACGGCCTCTTAACGTTAGCCTTTCAGTGGTTAACGGCCACGGCACTCCCGGCCAATGTGCAAGCCGCCCTGGTGAAGGGCTTAGCCCACGCAGCCGGGCCCAACGGAATGGTGGCTGGTCAAGCGCGGGATATTCAATCTGAACACGTTGACCTGCCCTTAGCCCAGTTACGGACCCTGCACAAAGAAAAGACGGGGGCCTTACTGCATTACGCGGTTCAGGCCGGGTTGATCTTGGGGCAAGTCCCACCAGCACAGTGGGTGCCGTATTTACGGTTCGCCGACGCCTTCGGGTTAGCCTTTCAGATCTACGATGATATTTTAGACGTGGTTGCCACGCCCGCCGAACTGGGCAAGGCCACCCAAAAAGACGCCGGGGAGGCCAAGAACACCTACCCGGGGAAACTAGGATTGACCGGGGCCAACCAGGCGTTGATCGATACCATCGCGGCGGGACAAGCCGCCTTAGCGGACTTACCGGCCGACCAAGACGCCACGTTGTTGGCCGCATTCTTTAGTTACTTCAAGACGGATCGGGTGCAGAAATGA
- a CDS encoding exodeoxyribonuclease VII small subunit translates to MTEQQPTFEENLSTLENIVAQLEKGDVPLEQALAQFQKGVALSKDLQTTLQDAEKTLTTMMTDDDQEVPFETPQGGASDAK, encoded by the coding sequence ATGACTGAACAACAACCAACCTTTGAAGAAAACTTGAGTACCCTAGAAAACATCGTGGCCCAATTGGAAAAAGGCGACGTCCCGTTGGAACAAGCCCTAGCCCAATTTCAAAAGGGCGTGGCGTTAAGTAAGGACCTCCAGACCACGCTGCAAGACGCCGAGAAAACGTTGACCACCATGATGACGGACGACGACCAAGAAGTGCCGTTTGAAACGCCACAAGGGGGCGCTTCGGATGCCAAGTAA
- the xseA gene encoding exodeoxyribonuclease VII large subunit: MATTDYLTVTALTQYLKRKFDVDPYLGKVYLTGEISNFRLRPHAHQYFSLKDDHAKISAIMFRSAFEKLKFTPETGMKVLVVGRISLYEPSGSYQIYVERMEPDGVGQLYQAYEQLKKQLSQEGLFTAPKRPLPRFPKRIAVVTSPSGAVIRDIITTTRRRYPIAQIVLYPALVQGNDAAADIVRQIQRANANGTFDTLIIGRGGGSIEDLWPFNEEAVARAIAASQLPVISSVGHETDTTIADLVADVRAATPTAAAELAVPVLSDELVKLQQQRTRLVNAMANRIKFQQERLNQLLSAYVFRQPQRLYETYVQRLDRAQQGLTQQMHTQLQTWQQRTQLAQQRLSSQSPLPRIHQAQQTVQQTQARLQTEMRRYLTAQETHVAQLASGLDYLSPLKIMSRGYSYVTQDDQIIRQTAALKPGPATIHLSDGTATVEIKTITPATEENHD; the protein is encoded by the coding sequence GTGGCAACAACTGATTATCTGACGGTCACAGCGTTGACCCAGTACTTAAAACGTAAATTTGATGTGGACCCGTACCTGGGTAAGGTCTATCTAACCGGCGAAATTTCGAATTTCCGGTTGCGGCCGCACGCCCACCAGTACTTTAGCTTGAAGGATGACCACGCCAAGATTAGTGCCATCATGTTTCGCTCGGCGTTTGAAAAGTTAAAGTTTACGCCGGAAACCGGGATGAAGGTCCTGGTGGTTGGCCGGATCTCGTTATACGAGCCCAGTGGCAGTTACCAGATCTACGTGGAACGCATGGAACCCGATGGGGTGGGCCAACTCTACCAGGCCTACGAACAGCTAAAAAAACAATTGTCTCAAGAAGGCCTATTTACAGCGCCCAAGCGGCCGTTACCCCGCTTTCCTAAGCGTATCGCGGTGGTGACCAGTCCTAGTGGGGCCGTGATCAGAGATATTATCACCACGACGCGGCGGCGGTACCCGATTGCTCAGATTGTGTTGTACCCGGCCTTGGTACAAGGCAACGACGCGGCCGCCGATATCGTCCGGCAAATCCAACGGGCAAACGCTAACGGGACGTTTGACACCCTAATTATCGGCCGCGGGGGTGGTTCTATCGAAGACCTTTGGCCGTTTAACGAAGAGGCGGTGGCCCGCGCGATTGCGGCCAGCCAACTACCCGTGATCTCATCGGTCGGCCACGAGACGGATACCACGATTGCCGATTTAGTAGCCGACGTGCGGGCCGCAACCCCTACTGCGGCGGCCGAATTAGCGGTACCGGTCCTTAGCGATGAACTGGTCAAGCTGCAACAGCAACGGACCCGGCTGGTCAACGCGATGGCCAACCGGATCAAGTTCCAGCAGGAGCGACTCAATCAGCTACTCAGCGCTTACGTGTTCCGGCAACCCCAGCGGTTGTACGAGACCTACGTGCAGCGTTTGGACCGGGCCCAACAGGGACTGACCCAGCAGATGCACACGCAATTGCAGACCTGGCAGCAGCGCACCCAACTGGCCCAACAGCGGTTGAGTAGTCAGTCGCCGTTGCCCCGGATTCACCAGGCCCAACAAACGGTCCAGCAGACCCAAGCGCGGTTACAAACGGAGATGCGCCGGTATCTGACGGCCCAGGAGACCCACGTGGCCCAGCTAGCCAGCGGCCTAGATTATTTGAGCCCCTTAAAGATCATGAGTCGCGGGTACAGCTACGTGACCCAAGACGACCAGATCATTCGCCAGACGGCGGCGTTGAAGCCGGGACCCGCGACGATTCATTTGAGCGACGGGACGGCGACGGTGGAGATTAAGACCATTACACCAGCAACGGAGGAAAATCATGACTGA
- a CDS encoding tetrahydrofolate dehydrogenase/cyclohydrolase catalytic domain-containing protein: MTTIIDGKQLARALNDQTQARVARLAQRGVVPGLAVIMVGTDPASAIYVRNKHRKAAQLGIRSVVRELPATTTQAELLAVVAAYNADPTVHGILVQSPLPAPLDERAVFNAIDPAKDVDGFHPLNTGRLFGNLPGHYPVSCTPQGIMTMLKSLHQPLVGKRAVVVGRSNIVGRPMGALLLNADMSVTVTHRHDPRIRDLTTMADVLVVAAGVAHLIKAPDVKPGAIVIDVGMDRDAHGKLTGDVDFEAVKDVASAISPVPGGVGPMTIATLMQQTVDLCEWSEQRGNN; the protein is encoded by the coding sequence ATGACAACTATTATCGATGGAAAACAACTGGCACGGGCGTTAAACGACCAAACGCAGGCACGTGTGGCCCGCTTGGCCCAACGGGGAGTGGTCCCAGGCTTGGCCGTTATTATGGTGGGGACGGATCCTGCCAGTGCGATTTATGTGCGTAACAAACACCGGAAGGCCGCTCAATTAGGGATTCGTTCCGTGGTACGGGAACTCCCCGCCACGACCACCCAAGCAGAACTATTAGCCGTGGTGGCGGCCTATAACGCCGACCCCACGGTCCACGGCATCCTGGTGCAATCACCGTTACCGGCGCCGCTGGATGAACGGGCCGTGTTTAACGCCATCGATCCGGCTAAGGACGTGGACGGGTTTCACCCGCTCAATACCGGTCGGCTCTTCGGAAATCTGCCGGGCCACTACCCGGTATCCTGTACCCCTCAGGGCATCATGACCATGCTGAAGAGTCTCCACCAGCCGTTGGTGGGAAAACGAGCCGTGGTGGTGGGGCGCAGTAACATTGTGGGCCGACCGATGGGCGCGTTATTGTTAAATGCCGATATGAGCGTCACGGTCACGCACCGTCACGACCCACGGATTCGCGATCTGACCACCATGGCCGACGTTTTGGTGGTGGCGGCCGGGGTGGCGCACCTGATTAAGGCCCCCGACGTGAAGCCGGGCGCCATCGTGATCGACGTGGGCATGGACAGAGACGCGCACGGTAAGTTGACGGGCGACGTCGATTTTGAAGCCGTCAAGGATGTGGCCAGCGCCATCTCGCCGGTTCCCGGCGGGGTCGGGCCCATGACCATCGCGACGTTGATGCAACAGACGGTTGATTTATGTGAGTGGAGTGAACAGCGTGGCAACAACTGA
- the nusB gene encoding transcription antitermination factor NusB, with product MTLTRHQIRERAFQMLFALNANADADQEALYQRVLTDDPDQIVPVPDYLQTLVTGVLDHQQELDAQIDQYLSAGWQLQRIAKTDLVILRMAFFEIDHVAAVPNRVAVNEALELAKNFSDDRSRRFINGVLAHTLDDDANDAQA from the coding sequence GTGACACTTACACGACATCAAATTCGGGAGCGAGCGTTTCAGATGCTGTTCGCCCTTAATGCTAACGCCGACGCTGATCAAGAGGCGTTGTACCAACGAGTGTTAACGGACGACCCCGACCAGATTGTGCCGGTACCCGACTATCTGCAAACCCTAGTAACCGGGGTCTTAGACCACCAACAGGAATTAGACGCGCAGATTGACCAGTACCTGAGCGCGGGTTGGCAACTGCAACGAATTGCGAAGACCGATTTGGTCATTTTACGCATGGCCTTTTTCGAAATCGACCACGTCGCAGCCGTGCCGAATCGGGTGGCCGTTAACGAAGCCTTGGAATTAGCCAAGAACTTCAGTGACGACCGGTCCCGGCGGTTCATCAACGGGGTCTTGGCCCATACGTTGGACGACGACGCGAACGATGCGCAAGCGTAA
- a CDS encoding Asp23/Gls24 family envelope stress response protein, whose translation MAEDTNIILESKEPALGKIEVAPQVLEIIVGIAASQTEGVARMRGSLANSVNELFGRKEHGKGVKLTFDGDELAVDVYVYLNYGVAVPKVALAIQDSVKQQLLFMTDLDLREVNVHVEGVIPEKTAQQVDPDHLFNQPDEGDSEQS comes from the coding sequence ATGGCAGAAGATACGAATATCATTTTAGAATCAAAGGAACCGGCCTTGGGGAAGATTGAAGTCGCACCGCAAGTGCTCGAAATTATTGTCGGCATTGCGGCTAGTCAAACCGAAGGCGTTGCGCGGATGCGGGGCTCTTTGGCTAATAGTGTCAATGAGCTCTTTGGACGTAAGGAACACGGTAAAGGGGTAAAGTTGACGTTTGATGGTGACGAACTCGCCGTGGACGTCTACGTTTACTTGAATTACGGTGTCGCCGTTCCCAAGGTTGCTTTAGCCATTCAAGATAGCGTGAAGCAACAATTGTTGTTCATGACGGACCTTGACTTGCGTGAAGTCAACGTTCACGTGGAAGGCGTCATTCCCGAAAAGACGGCGCAGCAGGTTGATCCGGATCACCTGTTCAACCAGCCAGATGAAGGAGACAGTGAGCAATCGTGA
- the efp gene encoding elongation factor P, producing the protein MAISTANFKNGLTIEVDHAIWRILEFQHVKPGKGGAFVRTKLKNLRTGAVQEKTFRAGAKMEQADIQTRSMQYLYEDGDSRVFMDTDNYEQISVPDEKIKDQLPFLQENMNVDLVQYNAEVLGIDVPNTVVLEVASTEPSIKGNTASGGSKPATMTTGLVVQVPFFVNEGDKLSINTQDSTYISRA; encoded by the coding sequence ATGGCAATTTCTACTGCTAATTTTAAAAACGGTTTAACGATTGAAGTGGACCACGCAATCTGGCGCATCTTGGAATTCCAACACGTTAAACCAGGTAAGGGTGGCGCGTTCGTCCGGACGAAGCTGAAGAACTTACGGACTGGTGCCGTGCAAGAAAAGACTTTCCGGGCCGGTGCTAAGATGGAACAAGCGGACATCCAAACTCGCAGTATGCAGTACTTGTACGAAGACGGCGATAGCCGGGTCTTCATGGATACGGATAACTACGAACAAATCTCCGTTCCCGACGAAAAGATTAAGGATCAACTTCCCTTCTTACAAGAAAACATGAACGTGGATTTGGTCCAATACAATGCCGAAGTTTTAGGGATTGACGTTCCGAACACGGTGGTCTTAGAAGTGGCTTCGACGGAACCAAGTATTAAAGGGAATACGGCTTCTGGTGGCTCTAAGCCAGCAACCATGACCACGGGCTTGGTTGTTCAAGTACCTTTCTTCGTTAACGAAGGCGACAAGTTATCCATTAACACCCAGGATTCAACCTACATTTCACGGGCCTAG
- a CDS encoding aminopeptidase P family protein: protein MPERIDRLRAQFTALSIDSFLVQAPSNQRYLVGTSVLPGDGYLLITAKRVVFITDARYQTELTTTIPTVPLVITRNYLQAVNDILQADNATVLGLEDTLSLREFAWLDEHLTADPVPLANVVDHLRQVKDPAELAALKKATALTSQGVQALFKVLRPGMTERAVALWLTRWMQDHGASGESFPTIVASGARSAWPHGQASDKVLATHDLVTIDCGFYVDGYTSDLTRTVALGDPGEFLKRAYQAVQTAQETIKAAVRPGVTGGQLDQLGRDYLTEQGYGAAFIHGTGHGIGLDIHEGPNIGRNWPDVLAANQVVTVEPGVYFPNQGGIRIEDDLLVTADGHRELTTVPRNLIIL from the coding sequence ATGCCAGAACGGATTGACCGGCTGCGAGCCCAATTCACAGCCCTAAGTATCGATAGTTTCTTGGTCCAAGCCCCGAGCAATCAACGCTATTTAGTGGGGACGAGCGTGTTGCCCGGCGATGGGTACCTGTTAATTACGGCAAAGCGGGTCGTGTTCATCACCGATGCGCGGTATCAAACTGAGCTCACGACCACGATCCCCACGGTCCCACTGGTGATTACCAGAAATTACCTGCAAGCGGTCAACGACATTTTGCAGGCCGATAACGCCACGGTACTGGGGTTAGAGGATACGTTGAGTCTTCGGGAGTTTGCCTGGCTAGATGAACATCTAACGGCGGACCCGGTGCCGTTGGCTAACGTGGTCGATCACTTACGTCAGGTCAAAGATCCCGCCGAGCTCGCCGCGCTTAAAAAGGCCACGGCGCTGACCAGTCAGGGGGTCCAAGCCTTATTTAAGGTGCTGCGTCCCGGGATGACGGAACGCGCGGTGGCTTTGTGGCTGACGCGATGGATGCAAGACCACGGGGCCAGCGGGGAGAGTTTCCCCACCATCGTGGCCAGTGGGGCCCGTTCGGCCTGGCCACACGGGCAAGCCAGCGACAAGGTGCTCGCAACTCACGATTTGGTCACCATCGATTGTGGGTTTTACGTGGACGGTTACACGTCCGATCTAACCCGCACGGTGGCATTGGGTGACCCAGGAGAATTTCTTAAGCGCGCCTATCAGGCCGTCCAGACGGCCCAGGAGACCATCAAGGCGGCGGTCCGTCCCGGCGTAACGGGTGGGCAACTCGATCAATTGGGACGTGATTACCTGACGGAACAGGGTTACGGCGCAGCCTTTATTCACGGCACCGGGCACGGCATCGGACTCGACATCCACGAAGGGCCGAACATCGGTCGCAACTGGCCGGACGTGTTAGCGGCTAACCAGGTCGTGACCGTGGAACCAGGCGTTTATTTCCCGAATCAAGGCGGGATTCGCATCGAGGACGATTTACTGGTGACCGCTGACGGCCACCGGGAACTGACCACGGTGCCCCGGAATTTAATTATCTTATAA
- the rpmA gene encoding 50S ribosomal protein L27, with protein sequence MNMNLQFFSHHKGGGSTANGRDSAGRRLGTKAADGSTVTSGSILYRQRGTHIYPGVNVGRGGDDTLFAKVAGVVKFERLGRDKRQVSVYPVAEEAAK encoded by the coding sequence ATGAACATGAACTTACAATTCTTCTCTCACCATAAAGGTGGTGGGTCCACTGCTAACGGTCGGGACTCTGCTGGTCGTCGTCTTGGGACGAAGGCTGCTGACGGCTCCACTGTAACGAGTGGTTCTATCCTTTACCGTCAACGCGGGACGCACATCTACCCAGGGGTCAATGTTGGCCGTGGTGGTGACGATACGTTGTTTGCCAAGGTTGCGGGCGTCGTTAAATTCGAACGCTTGGGCCGCGACAAGCGCCAAGTTTCCGTATACCCAGTTGCCGAAGAAGCAGCTAAATAA
- a CDS encoding ribosomal-processing cysteine protease Prp, whose product MIHATIHHGSDRINSFQITGHADSGEYGQDIVCAAVSVLAITTVNGLQRVAKIPVTVDNRDQAGGFLEVTLPPKLEAPAELKGQTLLQSFADGLRDVATNYADFVEVNEVSD is encoded by the coding sequence ATGATTCACGCTACGATCCATCACGGATCCGATCGAATCAATTCATTTCAAATCACTGGCCACGCCGACTCCGGTGAATACGGTCAGGACATCGTTTGTGCCGCAGTTTCGGTACTTGCGATCACGACGGTCAACGGTCTACAACGAGTCGCTAAGATTCCGGTAACCGTGGATAATCGTGATCAGGCGGGGGGCTTTCTGGAAGTAACCCTGCCACCAAAGCTGGAAGCACCGGCTGAACTTAAGGGACAAACGCTACTCCAGAGTTTTGCGGATGGATTACGGGACGTCGCGACGAACTACGCCGATTTCGTTGAGGTCAACGAGGTTAGCGACTAA
- the rplU gene encoding 50S ribosomal protein L21, protein MYAIIVTGGKQYKVEAGQAVYVEKLNVEAGAKVTFDQVVFVGGETPKIGMPTVDGATVTGTVEKQGLEKKVVTYKYKPKKGQHTKKGHRQPYTKVVIDAINA, encoded by the coding sequence ATGTACGCAATTATCGTAACTGGTGGTAAGCAGTACAAGGTCGAAGCAGGCCAAGCTGTTTACGTTGAAAAGTTAAACGTTGAGGCCGGCGCTAAGGTCACTTTTGACCAAGTCGTGTTTGTCGGCGGCGAAACGCCAAAGATTGGGATGCCAACTGTAGATGGCGCAACTGTAACTGGAACTGTTGAAAAGCAGGGTCTGGAAAAGAAGGTTGTGACCTACAAGTACAAGCCAAAGAAGGGCCAACACACCAAGAAGGGTCATCGTCAACCATACACCAAGGTTGTCATTGACGCGATCAACGCTTAA
- a CDS encoding dUTP diphosphatase encodes MLQLAKLVQQSIALDEQITRERDIELSRPRQIENAYVALDVELAEVANTSEWFKVWKTHRGKADAGKTARETLLTEYTDALDFFLLVAAKKTWTHLIMLTEEDLTTLAKSRPAKDLDQQYLILKRMLFNSHFDHRQDDYRHAWRLFLKWGFVDLGFSQDEIQTAYEAKRQINLDRQAGDY; translated from the coding sequence GTGCTACAACTTGCTAAATTGGTACAACAGTCCATTGCTTTAGACGAGCAGATTACCCGTGAGCGCGACATTGAATTGTCCCGACCACGGCAAATCGAAAACGCCTACGTGGCGTTGGACGTGGAATTAGCGGAGGTGGCCAATACCTCTGAGTGGTTCAAGGTCTGGAAGACTCACCGGGGCAAGGCCGATGCCGGTAAGACGGCGCGCGAAACGCTGTTGACTGAGTATACAGACGCCCTCGACTTTTTCCTACTGGTGGCGGCCAAGAAGACCTGGACGCACCTCATCATGTTGACCGAAGAAGACCTGACCACGTTGGCGAAGAGTCGGCCGGCCAAGGATTTAGACCAACAATACTTAATCTTAAAACGAATGCTGTTTAACAGTCACTTCGATCACCGGCAGGACGATTACCGGCACGCGTGGCGGCTGTTTCTCAAGTGGGGGTTCGTCGATCTGGGCTTTAGCCAAGACGAGATCCAAACGGCCTATGAAGCCAAGCGCCAGATTAATCTGGACCGCCAAGCTGGCGACTATTAA
- a CDS encoding exonuclease SbcC, whose product MENQEQQTSAADVLTQAIANKLDYLSTLQAAVQHGDDRQVYELLDQVRYYQEVKKTRAARAVNHLAELVDNIHLQISHYLSDNLIDYLGHIYPFFYYEEYTTGLFHIYFGNWWDRRLFGDLDVINVKFNFDQAEYQKLQKSFELEAQHQRLNTAKIEQISSESEQLQKLMDAQSVRDNQKTQLREQLKENSQKSSMPWDTSKIKDERQQIVDQLTELADQDEKALNAHKAIKENDDKILVLSKEDTILNYEK is encoded by the coding sequence ATGGAAAATCAAGAACAGCAAACAAGTGCTGCCGACGTCTTAACCCAGGCAATCGCCAACAAACTCGATTACTTGAGCACGTTACAGGCAGCGGTTCAACACGGTGACGACCGGCAAGTATACGAATTGCTCGATCAAGTTCGTTACTACCAAGAAGTTAAGAAGACGCGCGCCGCTAGGGCCGTTAACCATCTGGCTGAATTGGTCGATAACATTCATCTCCAGATCAGCCATTATTTAAGTGATAACTTAATTGATTATTTAGGGCATATTTATCCATTTTTCTATTACGAAGAATACACGACCGGTCTGTTTCACATTTACTTTGGAAATTGGTGGGACCGGCGGTTATTCGGGGACCTCGACGTGATTAACGTGAAGTTTAATTTCGATCAGGCCGAATACCAAAAACTTCAAAAATCGTTTGAATTAGAAGCCCAACACCAACGGTTAAACACCGCGAAGATTGAACAAATCTCCAGTGAAAGTGAACAATTACAAAAGCTCATGGATGCTCAATCCGTCCGGGATAACCAGAAGACGCAGTTGCGTGAACAGCTTAAGGAAAACAGTCAAAAGAGTAGTATGCCGTGGGATACCAGTAAGATTAAAGACGAGCGGCAACAAATCGTTGACCAGTTAACCGAGTTGGCCGATCAAGACGAAAAGGCGCTGAACGCCCACAAGGCCATCAAGGAAAACGACGATAAGATTCTGGTGTTATCGAAGGAAGATACCATCTTGAATTACGAAAAGTAG